CGAACGCGTGGCTGTAGTCGGCGCGGGTAACACAGCCATGGACTGCGTGCGAGTGGCCAAGCGCCTGGGCGCCAAGGACGCGATAATAGTATACAGGAGGAGCGAGGCCGAGGCCCCGGCAAGGCGCGCGGAACTCGAGCACGCGAAAGAAGAACGTATAGAATTCCGGTTCCTTACGGCTCCTATCAAAATAGAGGGGAATGAAAAGGGCGAGGTAAAGAGCATGACCTGCCTGAAGATGGAGCTTGGCGAACCGGACGCGAGCGGCAGGAGGCGTCCGGTCCCGATAAAGGGTTCCGAATATGAGATGCCGGTCGATACAGTGATAATCGCGGTCGGGCAGGGGCCGAACCCCCTGATAGCGCATACGACAAAAGAACTCGCGGTCGACGAAAAATCCGGCGAGCTTAAGATAGACGAAAACTGCATGACCTCGATAAAAGGTATATTCGCCGGCGGAGATATCACTACCGGGGAAGGCACGGTCATCGCTGCTATGGGCGCGGGCAAGAAAGCCGCCGCGGCGATAGACAAGTTCCTTAAGAAAAAATAAATGAAGAAGTCCCTCTTTTTAGCGCTCTTGCCGCTCGTCGCTCTTTGCGCCAGCGGTTGTTTCATAAATATGGCCGCTACGACGAAGATAAACGACGACGGTTCGGGTTTCCGCATAACCGCCTATTCCGCTGACGGCGCGTCCGAGAAAGAGGAAGTGCTCAAGAATTATCTCCTGCCTCCGGGCGGCGAATGGAGGCTCAACCAGTATGTAAAAGATTCCCCGCCCCAGCATATCTACGAGGCAAAGCAGGTATTTACCGACCTGAATAAGCTGGCGCCGGACTATTACAGGAAAGGCGCGAAGCCCGGCGATGTTTCGGCCAATAAATTCTCCCTCAAGATCAACAGGGGCATATTATTTACGACTTACGAATACGGGGAGACGTATAAGGACTGCACCGACAGCGCCAGGATCAGGAAATTATGCGATAGCTGGTATGAACACTCCATAGAGACGGCCGCCACGGAAGTGGCGCGGGCTTTCCCGAAGGCGATAAAAAAGGAGAAAGCCAGGGAGCTGCTGGAAGCCGTATATCGTCCGTATTTTGATTATATGACCGCGGAATTTACCAGCGCCGGCCGGCAGGCGTTTGATGAGAAAAATGTGCAGTTCAAGGCGAAGATGGATGAGTTCGAGAAGAAATTCACCGCCGAGGGGTTCTCCGCGATCTTCGCCGGTTACATAATATCCGCGGATAAGGCGTCCGGCAAGGAAGCCATCTTGGAAAAATTGATGGCGGTGCACGCGAGCATCGACAAACAGCTTTCGGATTACGGGACCGCGATGAATGAGGCGAATTACGACGACGCTTTCGGTGTGTACGGCTGGCCGATATTCATGGGCTATTCGTTCGATATATCGGTCGTCATGCCCGGGCGGATGATCGAGGCCAATGCCGGTAAGATGACTTTGAATTCGGCGAAATGGGAATTCAAGAACGACGATTTCCTCCTCAAGGAATTTACCCTCCGGGCGAAGTCGCGTAAACTCAACCTGGCCGGCATCGGTATCATAGTAGCGATCCTGGCGGCGGCATTACTGGTAGCGTGTAAGAGGGAACGGAAGAATAAGTGAAAAAAGCCGTTGTCGCTATGAGCGGCGGCGTCGATTCATCGGTCGCCGCTTTTTTATTGAAAAAAGAGGGTTACGAGGTCATCGGTATCACCATGCAGCTCTGGTCGAAGGACCTCTGCGGAAAACACGGAGGGAAGAGCTGCTGCTCGCTAGAGGCGATAGAGGACGCCAGGAAGGTCGCCTCGCTCCTCGATATCCCGCATTACGTAATGAACCTCGAGAAGGATTTCAGCGATTCCGTCATTAAGTATTTCTGCTCCGAGTATGAGAAAGGGCGGACGCCTAATCCCTGCGTCGTCTGCAACAGCAGGATGAAGTTCGGCAAGCTAATGGAGAGGGCGAAGGTCCTCGGCGCGGAGCATGTCGCGACCGGCCATTACGCGAGGCTCGGCCGCGGCGAGAGCAACGGCCGGTATTACATAAACGAGGCCGCGGACAAGACTAAGGACCAGTCGTATTTTCTCTTCGACCTGTCCCAGGAGCAGCTTGAACATACGCTCTTTCCGCTCGGCGGGTTATCGAAGAAAGAGGTCAGGGAGATTGCCAGGTCGAACGGCCTGAAGGTCCATGATAAGCCCGAGAGCCAGGATATCTGTTTTGTGATAAAAGGCGATTATCGCGATTTTATAAAGGACAAGATAAAGAGAGTGAAACCCGGCAGGATAGTCGATACCGGAGGAAAGGTTTTGGGCGAGCATAAGGGCATTGCGTTCTATACGATAGGGCAAAGGGAAGGCCTGGGCGTCGCGGCCGGTAAGCCGGTATATGTCGTAAAGATCGACGCAGCAAAGAATGAGATCGTATTGGGCGACGCCGGAGAGGCGAAGGGCAGGGAATTGACGGCGAGAGGAATCTCATGGATGGCTGTAGAAGGACCGGATTCCGGCATCCGCGCTGAGGCGAAGATAAGGTATAACCACCCTAAGGCCGCCTGCGAGGTCATACCGGTCTCCGGCAAAAAAATGAAAGCCGTATTCGATGAGCCGCAGTACGCGATAACCCCGGGCCAGGCATTCGTATTTTATGAAGGCGAAAAGATATTAGGCGGCGGATGGATAGATTAAAAAAGATCTTAATGAGGCTGGGCAAGGTGGTGATCGCTTTTTCCGGCGGGGTGGATTCGACGTTCCTGCTCAAAGTAGCTAAAGATACTCTAGGCAGAAATAACGTCCTAGCTATCACCGCGACATCCGAGACCTACCCGTCTTCGGAACTCAGGGATGCCAAGAGGCTCGCGAAAAAAATAGGCGTCAGGCAGGTGGTGATAAGGACCGGAGAGTTCAACGATCCCAGGTTCAGGAAGAATCCTCCTCAGAGATGTTATTACTGCAAAAAAGAGCTCTTTAAAGAGATCGGGAAGGTCGCCCGGCGCGAAGGGTTCAGGCATATCGCCGATGCCTCCAATTATGACGACAGGAAAGATTTCAGGCCGGGCAGCCGCGCCGCAAAAGAGAGCGGCGTAGCCAGCCCGTTAAAAGAGGCGCGACTGACCAAGGACGATATACGCAGGCTGTCGAAAAAGCTGGGGCTGCCGACATGGGATAAGCCGTCTTATGCCTGCCTCGCGTCGCGCATACCTTATCATGATACGATAACCAGGCGGAAATTGGAGATGATAGAAAAAGCAGAGGATATCTTGCGGAATAATTACAGTTTCAGCCAAGTGCGCGTCCGCTGCCATGGTGATATCGCGAGGATCGAAGTGGCTCCGCGCGAGATACGGAAGTTCTTCAAAGGGGAAGCGGCTTCCGGGGTTGGAAAAAACCTTCAAAAACTGGGTTTTAAATATGTCACCGTGGACATATTGGGTTACCGGACGGGAAGCATGAACGAAACTTTATGGAGACGCTGATGAAAGAGAAAGTGATCTTTTCCTGGAGCGGCGGCAAGGACAGCGCGCTAGCGCTCCATGAACTGAAAGAGACGGGTAAATATGATATTGCCGCATTGCTTACGACGGTCACGAAGGATTATGACAGGGTAAGCATGCATGGCGTAAGGACTGCGCTGCTTGAGGCGCAGGCGGCGTCGCTCGGCATAAAACTTGAAAAGGCGTTGATGTCGAAGGGTGCCTCCATCGAAGAGAACGAGTCGAAGATCGGCGAGATAATGAGGCGGTATTTTGCCGAAGGGATCCTTTTGGCCGGAGCGGGAGATATCTGGCTGGAGGATGTGAGAAAATACAAAGATGACAACCTCGCGCGCATCGGGATGAAGGGCATCTATCCGCTATGGAAGCGCGACAGCGGCCAATTGGCCCGCAAGTTCATCGATTTGGGATTTAAGTCGGTCATCGTATGCGTCGACTCGACGCTCCTTTCCAAGGATTTTATAGGCAGGGAGTTCGACGGGTCTTTTCTGGCCGACCTGCCTGCCGGCGTCGACCCATGCGGAGAGAACGGCGAATTCCATTCATTCGTATACGCGGGCCCGGTATTCCGCCATGAGATACCGTTCGTAAAAGGCGAGATCGTACTCAGGGACAACCGCTATTATTTCTGCGACCTCTTGCCCGCAAATGCCGCCGTGGCGGCGCAGGAAACTGTTGATTTTTGACGTTTTTGTGATAACATAGGAAACCTAAACCAAAAAATTTGGCGGCGTAGCTCAGATGGTTAGAGCGAGCGGCTCATACCCGCTATGTCATCCGTTCGATCCGGATCGCCGCCACCATCCTATTTCGCGGAAAACAGAGGAAAAGGCATATGGATATGCCGCCATTCGAGAACAACCCGTTGTAATCAAGGGTTGTTTCTTGTTATTGAGGAGGGAAATCGATGAAAAAGCTGGTCGTGTTTGTTTTGGCGTTTTCTTTCTTAGGCGTCTTGGGCCATGCCCAGATCCTGAAGCGTCCGGGCTCCGGCTCGGTAAAGACCGTCCAGAAGGTCGCGGTATATGATGAAGGGAAAGGCATCTTTGTCCCGAGCGGATGGATGGGCGATGTGGGCGCGATAAAAGTCGAGCCCAAGTGCGCCGAAAAGCCGAAGAAGGGAAAATATTGCATGAAATGGACATATGATATTTCCAAAGACGCCAAGAACGGTTGGGCCGGCGTTTATTGGCAGTATCCGGCGAACAATTGGGGTACCAAGAGCGGCCTCGATCTCACCGGCCACAAAAAACTTACTTTTTGGGCGAAGGGAGAAACGGGCAAAGAGGTCATAAATATCATAGCCGGAGGCATAAAAGGACAAGTCCCCGACTCGTTCGTCAAAGAACTGAAAGGCACTAAGCTCTCTTCTGGATGGAAGCAGTATACTATAGACCTTTCAGGCAGGGACCTCTCCAATGTCTCGGGGGGTTTTTGCTGGACGGCGGACAGCAAGTTAAATAAAGGGGCCGTAACTTTTTATTTTGACGATATACTCTACGAATGATCGCATGCTCATCAATACGATAGAAAAGACGATTAAAAAATACGGGTTAATAGAGAAAGGCGACAGGGTGGTAGTGGCCGTTTCCGGAGGCCCGGACTCTACCGCGCTCCTGCTCGCGCTCAACGGTTTGAAACGCGAGTACGGCCTTAGGCTCCGCATAGCCCATCTCGACCACATGTTTCGCGCGGCCGGGGAGACGAAGAAGGACCGCGAATACGTATCGTCGCTTTCCAGGAGGCTTGGCATCCCCCTTATTTTTGAGCGGATCGATGTCCCCGCGTACGCCAAAGAGAGCGGGCTTTCGCTTGAGGAGGCGGCGCGCGAGAAGAGATACGGATTTTTGCTCAAAGCCGCAAAGGACTCCGGCGCGAAAAAGATCGCGCTCGGCCATACCATGGACGACCAGGCCGAGACCGTCCTGATGAGGCTTATCCGCGGCTCCGGTTTGGGAGGCCTGCGCGGCATACCGCCGAAGCGTCCCCTCGACGGCGTATTAATAGTGCGGCCGCTTATAGAGGCCTGGAGAAAAGAGGTCGAGGAATATCTGAAGGGGAAGGGCGTAAAACCGCGCCTGGATGCCACTAATTTTATGCGTAAGTTCCTGCGGAACAGGATCAGGCATGAACTGATCGCCGTCCTCAAGAAATATAACCCGAACATCAAAGAGGTCCTTGCCAGGAGCGCGCAGAATTTCAGCTATGACTACGAGGCCCTCTCTGACGCCGTAGACAGGTCGTGCAAGGGATGCCTCAAGGCTAAGGGCGGTTCCGCGGCAGTGGACCTGCGGAGATTAAAAGGCAAGCAGGCAGGCATACGCCGCGGCATCCTGCGGAAGGCCATAGAGATATCAAAAGGGGACCTGCGCGGCATAGATTATTCACATATCGAGGATATAGAGGACCTCATAAAAACGGGAAAAGGCGCTATTGACCTTCCCGGAAAGATGAGGGTCGTGAGGAAAAAAGATGCCCTGATATTCGGCAAAACGGAAGCCGGGGCTGTTTTCCCCAAGGTGTTGAAACGGATATCCGTGCCAGGATCGACGTTTATCCCCGGGCTGAAATTGACCTTCGCTACGAAGTTCTCGGGATCAAATGTGAAGCTGGGCGGATCGAAGTCCGCCGAATATGTCGATTTTGCGAAGATAAAAGGGCCCCTCTATGTAAGGACCTGGGAGAAGGGTGACAGGTTCAGGCCGCTCGGGATGGCTAAGGAGAAGAAATTGCAGGATTTTTTCATGGACCTGAAAGTCCCCCGCGGCAAAAGGGAAAGGGTGCCTTTGCTCGTCTCCGGCAGGGATATAATCTGGGTTTGCGGCCTGCGGCTTTCCGACGCGGTGAAGATCGATAACGGCACGGAACGCGTCCTCAAGATCTCATACAAGACGGCCTAATTCTCTTGCCTTTTACGGCGGCTTTCTGTTATAATCAAAACCTCTAAAGGAAGATCCCCGATGGCAAACGGAAATAAGAAGAAAAAAAAGAACAATCAGGTATTTTTCATAACACAACGGCTGGTTATGGCCTTGCTGTTC
The nucleotide sequence above comes from Candidatus Omnitrophota bacterium. Encoded proteins:
- the tilS gene encoding tRNA lysidine(34) synthetase TilS, encoding MLINTIEKTIKKYGLIEKGDRVVVAVSGGPDSTALLLALNGLKREYGLRLRIAHLDHMFRAAGETKKDREYVSSLSRRLGIPLIFERIDVPAYAKESGLSLEEAAREKRYGFLLKAAKDSGAKKIALGHTMDDQAETVLMRLIRGSGLGGLRGIPPKRPLDGVLIVRPLIEAWRKEVEEYLKGKGVKPRLDATNFMRKFLRNRIRHELIAVLKKYNPNIKEVLARSAQNFSYDYEALSDAVDRSCKGCLKAKGGSAAVDLRRLKGKQAGIRRGILRKAIEISKGDLRGIDYSHIEDIEDLIKTGKGAIDLPGKMRVVRKKDALIFGKTEAGAVFPKVLKRISVPGSTFIPGLKLTFATKFSGSNVKLGGSKSAEYVDFAKIKGPLYVRTWEKGDRFRPLGMAKEKKLQDFFMDLKVPRGKRERVPLLVSGRDIIWVCGLRLSDAVKIDNGTERVLKISYKTA
- the mnmA gene encoding tRNA 2-thiouridine(34) synthase MnmA encodes the protein MKKAVVAMSGGVDSSVAAFLLKKEGYEVIGITMQLWSKDLCGKHGGKSCCSLEAIEDARKVASLLDIPHYVMNLEKDFSDSVIKYFCSEYEKGRTPNPCVVCNSRMKFGKLMERAKVLGAEHVATGHYARLGRGESNGRYYINEAADKTKDQSYFLFDLSQEQLEHTLFPLGGLSKKEVREIARSNGLKVHDKPESQDICFVIKGDYRDFIKDKIKRVKPGRIVDTGGKVLGEHKGIAFYTIGQREGLGVAAGKPVYVVKIDAAKNEIVLGDAGEAKGRELTARGISWMAVEGPDSGIRAEAKIRYNHPKAACEVIPVSGKKMKAVFDEPQYAITPGQAFVFYEGEKILGGGWID
- a CDS encoding diphthine--ammonia ligase translates to MKEKVIFSWSGGKDSALALHELKETGKYDIAALLTTVTKDYDRVSMHGVRTALLEAQAASLGIKLEKALMSKGASIEENESKIGEIMRRYFAEGILLAGAGDIWLEDVRKYKDDNLARIGMKGIYPLWKRDSGQLARKFIDLGFKSVIVCVDSTLLSKDFIGREFDGSFLADLPAGVDPCGENGEFHSFVYAGPVFRHEIPFVKGEIVLRDNRYYFCDLLPANAAVAAQETVDF
- the larE gene encoding ATP-dependent sacrificial sulfur transferase LarE, with product MDRLKKILMRLGKVVIAFSGGVDSTFLLKVAKDTLGRNNVLAITATSETYPSSELRDAKRLAKKIGVRQVVIRTGEFNDPRFRKNPPQRCYYCKKELFKEIGKVARREGFRHIADASNYDDRKDFRPGSRAAKESGVASPLKEARLTKDDIRRLSKKLGLPTWDKPSYACLASRIPYHDTITRRKLEMIEKAEDILRNNYSFSQVRVRCHGDIARIEVAPREIRKFFKGEAASGVGKNLQKLGFKYVTVDILGYRTGSMNETLWRR
- a CDS encoding carbohydrate binding domain-containing protein; translated protein: MKKLVVFVLAFSFLGVLGHAQILKRPGSGSVKTVQKVAVYDEGKGIFVPSGWMGDVGAIKVEPKCAEKPKKGKYCMKWTYDISKDAKNGWAGVYWQYPANNWGTKSGLDLTGHKKLTFWAKGETGKEVINIIAGGIKGQVPDSFVKELKGTKLSSGWKQYTIDLSGRDLSNVSGGFCWTADSKLNKGAVTFYFDDILYE